The DNA region AAGCCTAATCCGCCGACGGCCAGACCGATGAGCAACATCAGTCCGGCTAAAAGCCACTGCAGAATACGAGGTATTCCGCGCGGCGCGCTGCCAAATGCCATTTCTCTCTCCTTTAGATCCCGCCGCCGTGTCGGGTATGTACCAGTTGGGTAATAAATGCGGTGGGATTGATGATTAGTACGGGTTAATTCGTTTTTATCAAATCGTTTGTGAACCATTTGGTGAATTCACGGCTATGATAAAACTGTTAAATTGTTTTACGCAATTGTTAATGAATGATTTCGCATTATTTGATTAACGCGCAGGTCTGTTCCCTCGCCCCTTTAGGGGAGAGGGTTAGGGTGAGGGGTATTAAACCGGCATCGATTTACGGATGGCGCTGAGCAGCGTCTGCGCACCCGTTGAGAGAGGGGCATCTACTCGGGTCAAAATGCCGATAGGTTCACCGGCGCCGGGGGCCGTTACCGGCAGAGCGGTCAGCGTGCCCTGGCGCAGGTCATCTTTTACCGCGCCGGAGGGGACGAACCAGACGTAGTCATAGTCGAGCGTGAGCTGGCGTGACAGCGAGGCCGACAGCGTTTCGATACACCCCGAGGGTAGCGTACACCCCTGCAGTTGCAGCAGGCTTTCGGCGGCCTGGCGCGGAACGGTCCCTTTTGGACATACCACCACCGGCCACTCCATGACGCGGCTTAAGGTCACCGTGTCCTGCAGCAGAGGGTGATCGGGACGAACCACCAGCTTCAGGGATTCCAGGAACAGCAGTTCGTAATTGAGGCCGCCCATCAGTTCTGGGTCGGACATGCGGCCGATACCGATATCCAGCTCGCCCGATTTCAGCCCCGCGAGCAGCATGGTGTTATTCATGGTGGCGACCTGAATCGTGGTATGCCGCTGCTGCTTGTGGAACTGGCCAATTACCGGCGGAAGAATGCCGAGCGCGGCGGTGGGCAGGGCACCCACGCGCACCACCTCACCGGAGAGCTCTTCTTTTCTGTGCAGCGACTGGCCTGCGGTATTAAGCGCATCCAGCACCTTAACGGCGTGCGTCAGGAACTGTTCGCCCACGATGGTAAGCTGCGCGCCCAGCCGACCGCGGTCGAAAAGACGGGCGCCGGTCAGCTGTTCCAGCTCGTTGAGGGTTTTCGAGAGCGCGGGCTGGCTCAGGTTGAGAGTTTCAGCCGCACGCCCCAGCGTTCCCTGTTGAGCGACGGCCACAAATGTATGCAAATGGCGCAAGCGTATGCGCTGACTGAACAGACCATTTTTTTCCATAGGCGATGTTAAAAACAGAGCGATGCGGGTGACAAGTTAAGTTGTTTAATTTTGATAACCTGATAGCAAAATATTTTTAACATTTGATCTGATTGAGTTACAACATGTTTTTCGGCAGGGGAATAAGCGCGAACGTCCTTGTTCATTTATTGCTCATTTCGGAGGGGAAGGGAGAAGCGGTTAGATCACGCCGTCACCGCCGTCAGAACACCACACCTGGCCGGACGTAAATGAACATTCATCCGAGGCCAGCGTAACGTACAGCGGAGCAATCTCGACGGGCTGACCCGGACGTCCCAGCGGCGTATCGCCGCCAAACTCCTTCACTTTTTCCATCGGCTGGCCGCCGCTGGACTGGAGCACCGTCCAGTAAGGACCGGGTGCGACCGCGTTGACGCGAATGCCTTTCGGCCCCAGCTGCTTGGCCAGGGACTTGGTAAAGACCGCCAGGCAGGCTTTCGTCTGGGCGTAGTCCAGCAGCACCGGGCTGGGCTTCACCGCCTGAACGGAGGAGGTATTAATAATAACGGACGAGGCTTTCAGGTGGCGCAGCGCCGCCTTGGTGATCCAGAAGGGCGCGTAGACGTTGGTTTTAAACGTCGCGTCAAAGTCTTCGGTGGTCAGCTCTTCCAGGGATTCCCGGTACTGCTGACGGCCTGCGTTATTGATCAAAATATCCAGCCCGCCCAGCTTCGAGACGGCTTCTTCGACCAGATTCTGGCAGAAGGTCTCGTCCCGGATATCCCCCGGCAGCGCGACGGCCTTGCGGCCTTCCGCTTCGATCAGGTCGATGACCTCTGCGGCGTCTTTTTCCTCTTCCGGCAGGTAGTTGATGGCGACGTCCGCCCCTTCGCGGGCATAGGCGATGGCGACGGCGCGGCCGATACCAGAGTCACCGCCGGTGATCAGCGCTTTTTTGCCTGCAAGACGGCCATGGCCTTTGTAGCTGGTTTCCCCATGGTCGGGAACGGGTTGCATCTCTGACGCCAGACCCGGCGGCGTCTGCGGCTGTTCCGGGAACGGGGGTTTCGGGTAAGCGTTCTTACGTTGTGTATCACTCATAGCTGACTCCTTAAGCCTTGATGGATAGTTGCAGCGTTAACGCTTCGCTGAATTACTTCTGTAAACGATCGACACGAACGACGGCAGGAGATGATTTTTTATCAAGCGAACCGTTGATGCCGATCATCTGGTCGGGTTTTACCGTTCTGCCGTCGAAGACTGCCTGGGGAATAATAACGTCGATTTTTCCAGTTTTATCCTGGAATACAAACTTATCGCCGCTACCGTCAATAAGATTACCGCGCAATGAAATGGTCGCACCGTCATGCATCTGTTTTGCCTGATCGATGGTCATAATACGCGCGTCGTCGGTTCCACGATATCCGCTATCCAGCGCATGGGGCGGGGGCGGCGCTTCACCTTTTTGTAACCCGCCGTTATTATCTGCGAAGGCGGTGGGGACCATAAATATCAAAAAAGCGGAAATAAGCGATAATTTCATCGTATAACCTTCATTTTGGATGCCTTGACTAATTAAGTATTGTTGCTATTTCTTTATGTGGCAAATGTGATAAGTCCTAAAAACATTCTCGTGAGAAATCAAAATTATCGGATAATAAGCGAAACGGTGACGATGACCATGAAGCGTGAAAATGAAAAGTTACCCGGTATAGATGAAAGTTTTCGCTTGCTGACGTTTGAATACGCGTTTCGTCAGGTGGGGTTTATTGTTCTGTTGGGTGTTATCGTCGCTGCCATCGCCGGTCTGTTTTCGAGCGGATTAGTCAGCGATACGGTCAAAACCAATTCCGCTAACTCCCTGACCATAAAGTACGAACGCTTCGGACGACGGGAGACGGAGACGCGAATGGAGCTGGCGTTCCCGGTGCAAACAGAGGGAAATTATGTTCTCAGCATGGCCAGCGAGAGCAGCGATGTTTACGAGCCTGGCAGCGTCTGGCCGCAGCCTGACAGCATGTTCAGCCGTGGCAAGACCCTCTATTTTGTCTATAACAACCTGAAAAAGTCAGACCGCTTCGCGGTGTTACTCTTCACCACGCCTTCGAGAGCCGGCAAATGGAACACGACCATCCGCATAAACAGCGAGCCGGAAATCACCCTCTGGCAATTTATTTACCCCTAGGAGTCTGATATGGATATGGTCTTTCGTGCCCTGGCGATTTATCTATTTCTCGTGGTGGTATTTAAAGTGGCCGGGCGGCGTGCGCTGCTGCAGATGACCAGCTTCGATCTCATTTTGCTCCTGATAATCAGTGAAGCTACTCAGCAGGCGCTTCTCGGACAGGATTTTTCCGTTACCGGCGCGATGATTACCATTACCACGCTGGTGGTGGTGGATATTATTTTCGGACTGATGAAGAAATATTTCTCGCCGGTGGAGAATATTCTCGATGGTACTCCTGTAATTCTGGTCGAGAACGGCGTGCCGTTAGCCGATAAACTGAAGAAAGTCGATGTGTCCTGTGATGATATTCTGGTGTCGGCGCGTCAGAATAATGGCATTACGGAAATAAGCGACATTAAATATGCCATACTTGAGCGCAATGGGCATATTTCAGTCATTCCTTTCGAGAAATAAGAGGCGGCAAGATGAGCAATCTTTTTCACGACAATAATATTACCGTGGGCGAGCTGACGAAAAAGCTGGCGAGTAAATTAACCGATCTCGGGCTTCGCTTAACCACGGCGGAATCCTGCACGGGAGGAAAGCTCTCGGTGGCGCTTTGTGCGGAAGAGAACACCGCCGATTTTTATGATGTTGGCCTGGTCGTATTCAGCGACGAAGCCAAAGCGCGGATCCTCGGCGTGCGTCCTGAGACGCTGGCGCGCTATACCGCCGTCAGCGAACCGACGGTGGCCGAGATGGCCGCCAGCATCCGCGACATCGCGCAGGCGGATATCAGCATCGCCATCAGCGGATACGCAGGCCCTGAAGGGGGCGACGATGGGACGGCGGCGGGGACGGTCTGCTTTGGCTGGAATATACGCGGCGAGACGCAAACCCGCACCGTGCTTTTCTCCGGCGACTGTCAGGACGTGGTGGAAAAAGCGGTGCATTTTGCGCTGGCTGAACTGGTGACAACCCTGTCGGATGGGCATAACGGTTGATTTCACGTGGAGGTTCTATGGCTGTCATAGTGATTACCGGTGGGACGGCGGGCGTGGGAAAAGCCACGGCGCTGCGCTTTGCAAAAGCAGGTTACCATGTCGGCCTCATCGCCCGCGATGAGGCCAGCCTGCACTCCACTCAGGAAGAGTTGCGGCGCTTCGGCGTTAACGCCCACGCCGTGCAGGCTGACGTCGCCGACAGTCAGGCGGTGGTGGATGCGGCCAACGAGATTGAGTATCGCCTTGGGGCGATTGACGTGTGGGTCAACAATGCCATGGGCGCCGTGCTGGCACCGTTTCGCACCCTTACGCCGGACGAGTTTCGTCGCGTAACTGAGGTAACCTACCTCGGCTACGTGAACGGTACCCGCGCGGCGCTCGAGCTTATGGTTCCGCGCGACAGGGGCGTCATTATTCAGGTGGGGTCCGCGCTGGCCTACCGTTCCATCCCCCTGCAGTCCGCCTACTGCGGGGCCAAAGCGGCGATCCGCGGTTTCACCGACGCGGTACGTATCGAGCTGATGCACGAGAACAGCCGGGTTCAGCTTTCGATGGTGCAGATGCCGGGGCTTAACACGCCGCAGTTTGAATGGGCAAGGAACAAGTTTGCCTGGGCGATGCGTCCGGTACCGCCGGTTTTCGAGCCTGAAGTCGCCGCCAGCGCCATCTTCAGGGTGGCGCAAAAGCCGGTGCGCGAGCTGTGGGTAGGCAGCAGCATCATCCAGTCGATTGTCGGGCAGTTCCTCTTCCCGGGTTTTCTGGACCGGCTGATGGTGAAGAAAGCCTGGGAAGGTCAGATGACCGACGATCTGAACGCACTGGACCGCCGGGACTATCTCGACCAGCCGGTTAATGACCTGCACAAGATCCATGGCCGTTTTACTGACGAAGCGAAAACCCGCGCGACGTCCGTGACCTCCGGTATGCCGGGCAAAGTGGCGTTAGGGGCCCTTGCGGTGGCGGGGATTGTATTAACGCGTTTGCTAACCCGCCGGAAACCGTAATCAGCGCAGCGCGCTGCGGTGCGTCCAGAACCAGCGATAACCGTAGCCGCCAAGGCTGAGCTCGACGGTTTTACCGCAAACCAGCGCGTCATCGTAGCGTTTGTCCGCGAGACAGGCGGTCCAGGTGGCGTTGCGGATCCCCTTTACGGTGAACCGTACCTGCTGGTCGCTGAAGTTAAAAAATGTCAGGATGCTGCGTTCTTCGGTTTCGTAATAGATCCCCAGCACCGCGTCACTGTCGATGGTGAGGAGCCTAAAGGGCGCAACGGCGATTTCGGGAAACTCCGAGCGTGTATTGGCGATATCAATAATCCGGTGCAGGAGCGAGTTGCGGTGGAGCAGCGAATCGGCGACGTTGATTTTCTGATAGCGATAAGGGCCGTGGTCGATAATCGGCGCAATAAATTTACCCGGATCGGCCGCTGAAAAACCACCGCCTTGCGATCCCGCCCACTGCATCGGCGTGCGGACGGCGTAGCGCTCCTCCAGTTCGAGGTCATCCCCCATGCCTATCTCATCGCCATAGCGCATCACCGGCACGCCGGGCAGGGAAAAGAGCACCGCATGACAGAATGCCAGCCGCTTTTGCTCGCCGTTTAGCATCGGCGCCAGGCGGCGGCGGATCCCGCGCTGATAGACGTTCATCTCCTCATCTGGGGCGAAGGTATCGAGGACAAACTGTTTGTCTATCTTGCTGATGCCTTCCAGATCCAGCTCGTCGTGATTGCGCAGCCAGTTGGCAAAACAGCAGGAGTCAGGCGGGACGATCATCTTCTTCACCGCGTTGCGCAGCGGGCGGGCGCGTTTGCGGGCCAGGCTTACGTAGAAATATTTGTTGAGCCAGAAATTGAGCACCAGATTCAGGCGGTCATTATTGCCAAAGTAGTCCTGATAGGCCTCCACCTCGACGTCCACTTCACCCAGCAGGATCGCCTCCGGATTATTTTGCTCAATAAGACGCCGCATATGCTCGAGGATCCACAGCCCCTTTTTTTCA from Enterobacter chengduensis includes:
- a CDS encoding LysR substrate-binding domain-containing protein — its product is MEKNGLFSQRIRLRHLHTFVAVAQQGTLGRAAETLNLSQPALSKTLNELEQLTGARLFDRGRLGAQLTIVGEQFLTHAVKVLDALNTAGQSLHRKEELSGEVVRVGALPTAALGILPPVIGQFHKQQRHTTIQVATMNNTMLLAGLKSGELDIGIGRMSDPELMGGLNYELLFLESLKLVVRPDHPLLQDTVTLSRVMEWPVVVCPKGTVPRQAAESLLQLQGCTLPSGCIETLSASLSRQLTLDYDYVWFVPSGAVKDDLRQGTLTALPVTAPGAGEPIGILTRVDAPLSTGAQTLLSAIRKSMPV
- a CDS encoding SDR family oxidoreductase; the protein is MSDTQRKNAYPKPPFPEQPQTPPGLASEMQPVPDHGETSYKGHGRLAGKKALITGGDSGIGRAVAIAYAREGADVAINYLPEEEKDAAEVIDLIEAEGRKAVALPGDIRDETFCQNLVEEAVSKLGGLDILINNAGRQQYRESLEELTTEDFDATFKTNVYAPFWITKAALRHLKASSVIINTSSVQAVKPSPVLLDYAQTKACLAVFTKSLAKQLGPKGIRVNAVAPGPYWTVLQSSGGQPMEKVKEFGGDTPLGRPGQPVEIAPLYVTLASDECSFTSGQVWCSDGGDGVI
- a CDS encoding YdeI family stress tolerance OB fold protein, with amino-acid sequence MKLSLISAFLIFMVPTAFADNNGGLQKGEAPPPPHALDSGYRGTDDARIMTIDQAKQMHDGATISLRGNLIDGSGDKFVFQDKTGKIDVIIPQAVFDGRTVKPDQMIGINGSLDKKSSPAVVRVDRLQK
- a CDS encoding DUF421 domain-containing protein, whose amino-acid sequence is MDMVFRALAIYLFLVVVFKVAGRRALLQMTSFDLILLLIISEATQQALLGQDFSVTGAMITITTLVVVDIIFGLMKKYFSPVENILDGTPVILVENGVPLADKLKKVDVSCDDILVSARQNNGITEISDIKYAILERNGHISVIPFEK
- a CDS encoding 2-oxo-tetronate isomerase, which encodes MSNLFHDNNITVGELTKKLASKLTDLGLRLTTAESCTGGKLSVALCAEENTADFYDVGLVVFSDEAKARILGVRPETLARYTAVSEPTVAEMAASIRDIAQADISIAISGYAGPEGGDDGTAAGTVCFGWNIRGETQTRTVLFSGDCQDVVEKAVHFALAELVTTLSDGHNG
- a CDS encoding SDR family oxidoreductase, encoding MAVIVITGGTAGVGKATALRFAKAGYHVGLIARDEASLHSTQEELRRFGVNAHAVQADVADSQAVVDAANEIEYRLGAIDVWVNNAMGAVLAPFRTLTPDEFRRVTEVTYLGYVNGTRAALELMVPRDRGVIIQVGSALAYRSIPLQSAYCGAKAAIRGFTDAVRIELMHENSRVQLSMVQMPGLNTPQFEWARNKFAWAMRPVPPVFEPEVAASAIFRVAQKPVRELWVGSSIIQSIVGQFLFPGFLDRLMVKKAWEGQMTDDLNALDRRDYLDQPVNDLHKIHGRFTDEAKTRATSVTSGMPGKVALGALAVAGIVLTRLLTRRKP
- a CDS encoding alpha-amylase family protein, with the protein product MTDWHTRAIIYQIDTALFYDLNGDGCGDIAGIAAKLRYIRRMGATVIWITPFYLTPFLDEGYDVSDHLQVDPRFGKLADIIALVEQARELGMQVIIELLIQHTSDAHPWFQQARRNPASPYRDYYLWSDTDEDDTPPMFPGVEKSIWSWDDEAGQYYRHMFYRHEPDLNLTSPAVLKEIENIILFWLKLGVSGFRLDAASHLTTQAGNGDEKKGLWILEHMRRLIEQNNPEAILLGEVDVEVEAYQDYFGNNDRLNLVLNFWLNKYFYVSLARKRARPLRNAVKKMIVPPDSCCFANWLRNHDELDLEGISKIDKQFVLDTFAPDEEMNVYQRGIRRRLAPMLNGEQKRLAFCHAVLFSLPGVPVMRYGDEIGMGDDLELEERYAVRTPMQWAGSQGGGFSAADPGKFIAPIIDHGPYRYQKINVADSLLHRNSLLHRIIDIANTRSEFPEIAVAPFRLLTIDSDAVLGIYYETEERSILTFFNFSDQQVRFTVKGIRNATWTACLADKRYDDALVCGKTVELSLGGYGYRWFWTHRSALR